The following are from one region of the Gossypium hirsutum isolate 1008001.06 chromosome D03, Gossypium_hirsutum_v2.1, whole genome shotgun sequence genome:
- the LOC107950654 gene encoding NADP-dependent malic enzyme, with amino-acid sequence MISLHRSCFLNNSGISGSSSLFSYKLNKLPPASIKATALGPNSDTNASVLIENNNAFKGITQDDTSFAADVDINLTVAGGDREVYYDDAATEDQLVTPWSVSVASGYSLLRDPHHNKGLAFTEKERDAHYLRGLLPPTVISQDLQVKKMMYSIRKYKVPLQKYMAMMDLQETNERLFYKLLIDNVEELLPVVYTPTVGEACQKYGSIFRRPQGLFISLKEKGKIDEVLRNWPQKDIQVIVVTDGERILGLGDLGCQGMGIPIGKLSLYTALGGVCPSACLPVTIDVGTNNEQLLNDEFYIGLRRRRATGLEYAELMDEFMTAVKQNYGEKVLIQFEDFANHNAFDLLAKYGTTHLVFNDDIQGTASVVLAGLVAALKVVGGTLADHRFLFLGAGEAGTGIAELIALEISKQTNMPLEEARKKISLVDSKGLIVKSRIDSLQHFKKPWAHDHEPIKKLVDAVNGTKPTVLIGTSGVGRTFTKEVVEAMAALNDRPIIFSLSNPTSQSECTAEEAYTWSKGRAIFASGSPFDPVEYEGRVFVPGQANNAYIFPGFGLGLIMSGAIRVHDDMLLAASEALAAQVTQENFDKGLIYPPFKNIRQISANIAANVAAKAYELGLATRQPRPKDLVKYAESCMYNPAYRSYR; translated from the exons ATGATCTCCTTGCATAGAAGCTGTTTTCTG AACAACAGCGGCATTTCTGGGTCGTCAAGCCTTTTCTCTTACAAGTTGAATAAGCTGCCGCCAGCTTCGATCAAAGCGACGGCTTTAGGTCCCAACAGCGATACAAACGCCAGCGTTCTGATTGAGAACAACAATGCATTCAAAGGAATAACACAAGATGACACTTCTTTTGCTGCTGACGTGGACATCAATCTCACCGTTGCCGGCGGTGATCGTGAAGTCTACTATGATGACGCCGCCACAGAGGATCAGCTTGTCACCCCTTGGTCTGTCTCTGTTGCTAG TGGGTATTCTTTGTTGCGAGATCCTCACCACAACAAAGGCCTTGCCTTCACTGAGAAAGAGAGAGATGCTCATTACTTGCGTGGTCTTCTTCCCCCAACCGTTATTTCTCAAGACCTACAG GTGAAGAAAATGATGTATAGTATCCGAAAGTATAAAGTTCCTTTGCAGAAATACATGGCCATGATGGATTTGCAG GAGACAAATGAAAGGCTGTTCTACAAACTTCTGATCGACAATGTCGAGGAGTTGCTGCCAGTTGTGTATACTCCAACTGTTGGTGAAGCTTGCCAGAAATACGGGAGCATCTTCAGGCGTCCTCAGGGTCTTTTTATCAGTTTGAAAGAAAA GGGTAAGATTGATGAAGTTCTGAGAAATTGGCCTCAGAAGGATATTCAAGTCATTGTTGTCACTGATGGGGAAAGAATTTTGGGTCTAGGAGACCTCGGATGTCAG GGAATGGGAATACCTATAGGGAAGCTTTCTTTATATACGGCACTAGGAGGGGTCTGTCCGTCTGCT TGCTTGCCTGTAACCATTGATGTGGGCACAAACAATGAGCAGTTGTTGAATGACGAGTTCTATATAGGACTTAGGCGAAGGAGAGCTACCGGACTG GAATATGCCGAActtatggatgaattcatgactGCAGTCAAGCAGAACTATGGGGAGAAAGTTCTCATTCAG ttTGAAGATTTTGCAAATCACAATGCATTTGATTTGCTTGCTAAATATGGCACAACTCATCTGGTTTTCAATGACGATATTCAG GGAACAGCATCTGTGGTCCTTGCTGGGCTTGTTGCTGCATTGAAAGTAGTTGGCGGAACCTTGGCTGATCATAGATTCTTATTCCTCGGTGCTGGGGAG GCTGGTACTGGCATAGCAGAACTCATAGCACTTGAGATTTCAAAACAG ACAAATATGCCACTTGAAGAGGCTCGCAAGAAGATTTCGCTTGTGGACTCCAAG ggACTGATTGTTAAATCCCGCATTGACTCTCTTCAGCATTTCAAGAAGCCCTGGGCTCATGATCATGAACCCATCAAGAAACTTGTTGATGCTGTTAAT GGAACCAAGCCGACAGTGTTGATTGGAACATCGGGAGTAGGAAGGACATTTACTAAAGAAGTTGTTGAGGCTATGGCTGCCTTGAATGAT AGACCTATTATATTCTCTCTTTCTAATCCGACTTCTCAATCGGAATGTACTGCTGAAGAAGCTTATACATGGAGTAAG GGCCGAGCAATTTTTGCCAGTGGAAGCCCATTCGACCCCGTTGAATACGAGGGAAGAGTATTTGTGCCTGGTCAG GCAAATAATGCATACATCTTCCCTGGCTTTGGTCTCGGTTTGATAATGTCTGGTGCCATCCGTGTTCATGATGACATGCTTCTGGCAGCCT CGGAAGCTTTGGCTGCACAAGTGACGCAAGAGAACTTCGACAAGGGACTCATTTACCCACCATTCAAAAACATCAGACAGATTTCAGCCAATATTGCCGCAAATGTTGCAGCTAAAGCATATGAACTTG GTTTGGCTACTCGCCAGCCTCGGCCTAAGGATCTTGTGAAGTATGCAGAGAGCTGCATGTACAACCCTGCCTATCGAAGCTACCGGTAA